One Kitasatospora sp. NBC_01287 DNA window includes the following coding sequences:
- a CDS encoding MFS transporter encodes MTTPRTGPTAADSAATAATAGAIAAEPGTGSARLSRSLVLLLATACGLIVADNYYAQPLLPALAGSLRVSGTVAGLCVTVNQLGYALGLVLLVPLGDLLPRRRLVVAMLCVDAMALAGAALAPGAGTLLAMLAVVGLTGSAVNILIPLAATLARPEQRGRAVGTLMTGLLLGILLARTVSGALDQVAGWRAVYGCAAAAIALLALALRFGLPEPAPAQGRRFGRLLASVGTLVRTEPFLRRRMAGAALGFGCFQLLWTAMPFLLTDQPYHYTAATIGLFGLLGAAGAAGAQPIGRLHDRGAAHAATGLLLLTVGLGWALLAGGRQLLPLIGGILLLDLGVQGINVLNQARIYAYPAAVRSRVTTAYMTAYFLGGAAGASVATPLYDRAGWAGIWSAGLLLTAIAAALWLTDRRAAPPTEPTD; translated from the coding sequence GTGACCACTCCTCGCACCGGCCCGACCGCCGCCGACTCCGCTGCCACCGCTGCCACCGCCGGCGCCATCGCCGCAGAGCCGGGCACGGGTTCCGCCAGGCTCTCCCGGTCCCTGGTGCTGCTGCTGGCCACGGCGTGCGGGCTGATCGTCGCCGACAACTACTACGCCCAGCCGCTGCTGCCCGCGCTGGCGGGCAGTCTGCGGGTGTCGGGCACGGTGGCCGGCCTCTGCGTGACCGTCAACCAACTCGGCTACGCGCTCGGCCTGGTGCTGCTGGTGCCGCTCGGGGACCTGCTGCCACGACGCCGCCTGGTGGTGGCCATGCTGTGCGTGGACGCGATGGCCCTGGCAGGGGCCGCGCTGGCGCCGGGTGCGGGGACGCTGCTGGCCATGCTGGCCGTGGTGGGGCTCACCGGCTCGGCCGTCAACATCCTGATCCCGCTGGCCGCCACGCTCGCCCGGCCCGAGCAGCGCGGGCGAGCGGTGGGCACCCTGATGACCGGTCTGCTGCTCGGCATCCTGCTGGCTCGCACGGTCTCCGGCGCACTCGACCAAGTAGCCGGCTGGCGCGCGGTCTACGGTTGCGCGGCGGCGGCCATCGCGCTGCTTGCCCTCGCGCTGCGGTTCGGGCTGCCGGAGCCGGCACCCGCCCAGGGCCGGCGATTCGGGCGGTTGCTCGCCTCGGTCGGCACCCTGGTCAGGACCGAGCCGTTCCTGCGCCGCCGGATGGCCGGCGCGGCGCTCGGCTTCGGCTGCTTCCAACTGCTCTGGACCGCAATGCCGTTCCTGCTCACCGACCAGCCGTACCACTACACCGCCGCCACCATCGGCCTCTTCGGCCTGCTCGGCGCGGCCGGAGCGGCCGGCGCCCAGCCCATCGGGCGGCTGCACGACCGGGGAGCGGCGCACGCGGCGACCGGTCTGCTGCTGCTCACCGTCGGCCTCGGTTGGGCGCTGCTGGCCGGCGGCCGGCAGTTGCTGCCGCTGATCGGCGGGATCCTGCTGCTGGACCTCGGGGTGCAGGGCATCAACGTGCTGAACCAGGCCCGGATCTACGCCTACCCGGCAGCCGTGCGCTCGCGGGTGACCACGGCGTACATGACCGCCTACTTCCTGGGCGGCGCGGCCGGTGCCTCCGTCGCGACCCCCCTCTACGACCGGGCCGGGTGGGCGGGGATCTGGTCGGCCGGCCTCCTGCTCACCGCGATCGCGGCCGCCCTCTGGCTCACCGACCGGCGGGCCGCGCCGCCCACCGAGCCGACGGACTGA
- a CDS encoding NAD(P)-dependent oxidoreductase, translating into MRILLAGATGAIGRPLLPLLLAAGHQVIATSRSAEGVAALGARGAEAVRLDVFDRAAVERAVAEAAPDAIVHQLTALADFDLALNARIRREGTRNLVDAAHRAGVRRIVAQSISWAYQGGDTPATESTPLDDTTEEPRATTVDGLRALEQAAAELPEHVVLRYGTLYGPGTWYAPGGLMAQRLHRGEVPASAAVSSFLHVEDAARAALAALDWPSGTVNIVDDKPTRADVWVPVLAAALGAPAPTPVPGRAAWERGADNALARTTRGWQPGRSSWRAAFAAAGPSRSERL; encoded by the coding sequence ATGCGCATCCTCCTCGCCGGGGCCACCGGCGCCATCGGCCGCCCGCTCCTGCCGCTGCTGCTGGCGGCCGGCCACCAGGTCATCGCCACCTCCCGCTCCGCCGAGGGCGTGGCAGCGCTCGGCGCGCGCGGGGCGGAGGCGGTGCGCCTGGACGTGTTCGACCGGGCGGCGGTCGAGCGGGCCGTCGCCGAGGCGGCACCGGACGCGATCGTGCACCAGCTGACCGCGCTCGCCGACTTCGACCTCGCGCTGAACGCCCGGATCCGCCGCGAGGGCACCCGCAACCTGGTGGACGCCGCGCACCGCGCCGGGGTGCGCCGGATCGTCGCCCAGTCCATCTCCTGGGCCTACCAGGGCGGAGACACCCCCGCCACCGAGAGCACCCCGCTGGACGACACCACCGAGGAGCCGCGCGCCACCACCGTCGACGGCCTGCGCGCCCTGGAGCAGGCGGCCGCCGAACTGCCCGAGCACGTGGTGCTGCGCTACGGCACCCTCTACGGCCCCGGCACCTGGTACGCACCGGGCGGGCTGATGGCCCAGCGGCTGCACCGGGGCGAGGTGCCCGCGAGTGCGGCGGTGAGCTCCTTCCTGCACGTCGAGGACGCGGCCCGGGCGGCGCTCGCGGCCCTGGACTGGCCCAGCGGCACGGTCAACATCGTGGACGACAAGCCGACCAGGGCCGACGTCTGGGTGCCGGTGCTGGCCGCCGCGCTCGGCGCACCGGCGCCCACGCCCGTCCCGGGGCGGGCCGCCTGGGAGCGCGGCGCGGACAACGCCCTGGCCCGCACCACCCGGGGCTGGCAGCCCGGCCGGTCCTCCTGGCGTGCGGCCTTCGCCGCCGCCGGGCCGAGCCGGTCCGAGCGGCTCTGA